One region of Parerythrobacter jejuensis genomic DNA includes:
- the gshB gene encoding glutathione synthase — protein MSLRVAVQMDPMESINIDGDSSFALMLSAQARGHELWHYDVGTVAYEQGRLTAHAAPVSVQAVKGNHFTMGNRRIVDLATDLDVILMRQDPPFDLGYITAALLLDRLKGTTLVANDPREVVNAPEKMFVLDYAQFMPPTLIAREMDDVRRFQERHGSVVVKPLHGNGGKAIFKIDESGTNLSALMEIFNQTWPEPHMVQPFLPDVAKGDKRIVLVDGEFTGAINRKPGEGEFRSNLAQGGYAEAASLTAREEEICAAMGPELKRRGLVFVGIDVIGGEWLTEINVTSPTGIVAIDKFNGTDTAAKIWDALEARHAAM, from the coding sequence ATGTCCCTGCGCGTCGCGGTCCAGATGGATCCCATGGAAAGCATCAATATTGACGGGGATTCGAGCTTTGCCCTGATGCTCTCTGCCCAGGCACGTGGTCACGAATTGTGGCACTACGACGTGGGAACGGTGGCCTATGAGCAAGGCCGGCTGACCGCGCATGCTGCGCCCGTTTCTGTGCAGGCCGTGAAGGGCAATCACTTCACCATGGGTAATCGCCGGATCGTCGATCTTGCCACAGATCTGGACGTGATCCTGATGCGGCAGGATCCGCCGTTTGATCTGGGCTACATCACGGCCGCCTTGCTGCTCGATCGACTGAAAGGCACTACGTTGGTTGCGAACGATCCGCGCGAAGTGGTCAACGCGCCGGAAAAGATGTTTGTTCTCGACTACGCCCAGTTCATGCCGCCGACCCTGATTGCGCGCGAAATGGACGATGTGCGCCGATTTCAGGAAAGACACGGTTCTGTGGTGGTAAAGCCGCTTCATGGGAATGGCGGCAAGGCGATCTTCAAGATTGATGAAAGCGGCACCAATCTCTCTGCCTTGATGGAAATCTTCAATCAGACCTGGCCCGAGCCACATATGGTTCAGCCCTTCCTGCCCGACGTGGCCAAGGGAGATAAGCGCATCGTGTTGGTCGATGGGGAATTCACCGGCGCAATTAATCGCAAACCGGGGGAAGGGGAGTTCCGCTCCAACCTGGCGCAAGGTGGCTATGCCGAAGCAGCAAGCCTGACTGCGCGTGAAGAGGAAATTTGTGCCGCCATGGGCCCCGAACTGAAACGGCGTGGGCTTGTCTTCGTCGGCATAGATGTGATCGGGGGGGAGTGGCTCACGGAAATCAACGTGACCAGCCCAACGGGCATCGTCGCGATCGACAAATTCAACGGCACCGATACGGCTGCAAAAATCTGGGATGCGCTCGAGGCGCGCCACGCCGCGATGTGA
- a CDS encoding tyrosine recombinase XerC gives MSAQSILGQWHTHLADERRRSPHTVRAYHKAAERLVSGHSLASWRDVAAIDAGKLRRHLAQRRASGLSNASAARELSALKAFIAYARSEEGLDEASAPRLRGPRIKKGLPRPVTPDDAVNLADVVESSAAEDWIGKRDRAVLLLLYGAGLRIAEALSLQGSDVPLGERLEVTGKGGKERIVPLLPIIRATVADYVEACPWPIKQDGPLFLGARGALLSQGMVQKATARARRVLGLPATATPHALRHSFATHLLGAGADLRSLQELLGHASLGSTQIYTKVDAATLLDTYRDAHPRERD, from the coding sequence ATGAGCGCGCAATCCATCCTCGGCCAGTGGCACACCCATTTGGCAGATGAACGCCGCAGATCGCCGCACACTGTCAGGGCTTATCACAAGGCAGCAGAACGGCTTGTTTCGGGGCACTCCCTGGCGAGCTGGCGTGACGTCGCAGCCATCGATGCAGGCAAACTGCGAAGGCACCTGGCGCAGCGCAGAGCCAGCGGCCTTTCCAATGCGTCTGCGGCGCGAGAATTGTCAGCGTTGAAGGCTTTCATTGCCTATGCCCGCTCCGAAGAAGGGTTGGACGAGGCGTCCGCACCTCGCCTGCGTGGTCCGCGGATCAAGAAAGGCCTCCCGCGACCGGTGACACCCGATGATGCGGTAAACCTCGCCGATGTCGTGGAGAGTAGTGCTGCCGAGGACTGGATCGGAAAGCGAGACCGCGCTGTCCTTTTGTTGCTCTACGGAGCCGGTCTGCGGATTGCTGAAGCCTTGTCACTCCAAGGTAGCGATGTTCCGCTTGGGGAACGGCTCGAAGTCACCGGCAAAGGGGGCAAGGAGAGGATTGTGCCGCTGCTGCCAATCATTCGCGCGACCGTGGCGGACTATGTCGAGGCCTGCCCCTGGCCGATCAAGCAGGACGGGCCGCTTTTCCTGGGTGCCAGGGGCGCATTGTTGTCACAGGGCATGGTGCAAAAAGCGACAGCGCGAGCCCGTAGAGTCCTCGGTCTACCCGCGACGGCGACGCCGCATGCGCTGCGGCACAGTTTTGCAACCCACCTTTTGGGAGCAGGCGCTGATCTGAGGAGTCTGCAGGAATTGCTGGGACATGCCAGCCTCGGTTCGACCCAGATTTATACGAAGGTCGATGCCGCGACGTTGCTCGATACGTACCGCGATGCTCATCCGCGTGAACGGGATTGA
- the hemW gene encoding radical SAM family heme chaperone HemW gives MARALYIHWPFCAKKCPYCDFNSHVREGVDFALWERSMLADMRWEAERAGGETLTSIFFGGGTPSLMPPALVGRLLAEAEQLWGFDSDIEITLEANPSSVEAANFSGLAVAGVNRVSLGIQALDDETLTFLGRLHGVEEALRALAVAQKEFRRVSFDLIYARPGQSLAQWQAELKQALAYGTDHLSLYQLTIEPGTRFETDVRLGRFAPLDDDPAADLFALTADMTGAAGLPAYETSNHARPGEESRHNLTYWRYQDYCGIGPGAHGRRGGMATTRHRKPENWLGAVDQCAHGTRDERQLGEKEQASEALLMGLRLAEGIDPSALGNRFALAPDTMLRSDRVEFYTRLGMLEQENGRLRVTDKGKPLLDALLAELVADELALA, from the coding sequence ATGGCGCGTGCGCTCTATATCCACTGGCCTTTCTGCGCGAAGAAATGCCCCTATTGCGACTTCAACAGCCATGTCCGCGAAGGCGTGGATTTTGCGTTGTGGGAGCGCAGTATGCTCGCCGATATGCGCTGGGAAGCGGAACGGGCTGGTGGCGAAACGCTGACCTCCATCTTCTTTGGTGGTGGCACGCCTTCTCTGATGCCGCCTGCGCTAGTCGGGCGCCTGCTCGCCGAGGCGGAGCAACTCTGGGGTTTCGATTCTGACATCGAAATCACCTTGGAAGCCAATCCTTCTTCCGTTGAAGCGGCAAATTTTTCGGGTTTGGCTGTCGCTGGAGTGAACCGTGTTTCGCTCGGTATTCAAGCGCTTGATGACGAAACCTTGACGTTCCTTGGCCGCCTTCACGGGGTGGAAGAGGCGTTGCGGGCCTTGGCAGTGGCGCAGAAGGAATTCCGGCGCGTCAGCTTCGATTTGATCTATGCTCGTCCGGGCCAATCGCTCGCGCAGTGGCAAGCCGAATTGAAACAGGCGCTGGCATACGGAACCGATCATCTCTCGCTCTATCAATTGACAATCGAGCCTGGGACGCGGTTCGAAACGGATGTGCGACTTGGCCGGTTCGCCCCCCTCGACGATGATCCTGCCGCAGACCTGTTCGCTTTAACTGCAGATATGACCGGTGCCGCCGGATTGCCCGCTTACGAGACCAGCAATCACGCCCGTCCGGGCGAGGAAAGCCGCCACAACCTGACGTACTGGCGATACCAAGATTATTGCGGGATCGGCCCGGGCGCGCACGGACGCCGGGGTGGCATGGCGACAACGCGCCACCGCAAGCCGGAAAACTGGCTGGGTGCGGTCGATCAATGCGCCCATGGTACTCGGGACGAGCGCCAGCTTGGCGAAAAGGAGCAAGCGTCGGAAGCGCTTTTGATGGGCCTGCGCCTTGCGGAAGGGATCGATCCATCGGCCCTAGGAAACCGGTTCGCTCTGGCACCCGACACGATGCTGAGGTCGGACCGCGTGGAATTCTACACGCGCCTCGGCATGCTGGAGCAGGAAAATGGGCGGCTTCGCGTGACGGACAAAGGCAAGCCGTTGCTCGATGCATTGCTGGCTGAATTGGTTGCAGACGAATTGGCACTGGCATGA
- the rdgB gene encoding RdgB/HAM1 family non-canonical purine NTP pyrophosphatase produces the protein MTRRLGSGSLVIATHNAGKLKEIGALLEPHGLKCLSAGSLGLPEPAETGKTFVENALIKARAAAEASGIVALADDSGLSVAALDGRPGVYTADWAERQWFEGEPGRDWYMAMGKVEGMLRQLGDDIDRSAAFHCVLAIAWPDGEHAIYEGLAPGSLTWPPRGEMGFGYDPVFVPAGHEQTFAEIAPEEKHAISHRADAFAKLVAEQFGS, from the coding sequence ATGACCCGTCGTCTCGGTTCCGGCTCCCTCGTCATTGCCACGCATAATGCAGGCAAGCTCAAGGAAATCGGTGCGCTGCTCGAACCACACGGCCTCAAATGCCTGAGTGCCGGTTCGCTAGGCCTACCGGAGCCTGCCGAGACCGGGAAAACTTTCGTTGAAAATGCGCTGATCAAGGCGCGTGCGGCAGCGGAGGCATCGGGTATTGTTGCTCTGGCCGATGATAGCGGGCTGTCCGTTGCTGCGCTTGACGGTCGACCCGGTGTTTACACCGCTGACTGGGCCGAGCGGCAATGGTTCGAAGGCGAGCCGGGCCGTGACTGGTATATGGCGATGGGCAAGGTTGAGGGGATGCTGCGCCAATTGGGTGATGATATTGATCGCAGCGCCGCGTTCCACTGCGTGCTCGCGATTGCCTGGCCCGACGGCGAACATGCCATCTATGAAGGTCTTGCACCCGGCTCGCTGACATGGCCACCCAGAGGTGAAATGGGGTTCGGGTATGATCCCGTTTTCGTCCCCGCAGGCCACGAGCAAACCTTCGCCGAGATTGCGCCCGAGGAAAAGCACGCGATAAGCCATCGCGCCGATGCCTTTGCAAAACTGGTCGCGGAGCAATTCGGCAGCTAG
- the rph gene encoding ribonuclease PH: MRPSGRAPDEMRAITIETGYTKHAEGSCLIGFGDTKVLCTASVEERLPPWLRGKGQGWVTGEYSMLPRATHTRGSREAARGKQSGRTQEIQRLIGRSLRAVVDMEKLGERQITLDCDVIQADGGTRTASISGAWIALRLAVNGLMKQGLIKNDPITGKIAAISCGIFQGTPVLDLDYEEDSNADADANFVLIEGGQIAEVQATAEGATYDEEGLLRLLRLANMGCDQIFTAQDEASH, from the coding sequence ATGCGACCTTCCGGCCGTGCGCCCGACGAGATGCGCGCTATCACCATCGAGACCGGTTACACCAAGCATGCCGAAGGCTCCTGCCTGATCGGTTTTGGCGATACCAAGGTGTTGTGCACCGCCAGTGTTGAAGAACGTCTTCCCCCGTGGCTGCGTGGGAAGGGCCAGGGTTGGGTCACAGGCGAATATTCGATGTTGCCACGCGCAACCCACACGCGCGGAAGCCGCGAGGCAGCACGGGGCAAGCAATCAGGGCGGACCCAGGAAATCCAGCGCCTGATCGGTCGTTCCTTGCGGGCGGTTGTGGATATGGAAAAGCTGGGCGAGCGCCAGATTACGCTCGATTGCGACGTGATCCAGGCCGACGGGGGCACGCGGACAGCCTCTATTTCCGGCGCATGGATCGCATTGCGCCTCGCGGTCAATGGTTTGATGAAGCAGGGGTTGATCAAGAATGATCCGATCACTGGCAAGATCGCAGCCATCAGTTGCGGCATATTCCAGGGTACACCGGTTCTGGATCTCGATTATGAGGAGGATAGCAATGCCGATGCGGATGCAAACTTTGTTCTGATCGAAGGCGGCCAGATTGCAGAGGTTCAGGCGACCGCTGAGGGCGCGACATACGACGAGGAAGGCCTGCTGCGACTTCTGCGTCTTGCCAATATGGGTTGCGACCAGATCTTCACGGCACAGGACGAGGCCTCGCACTAA
- the hrcA gene encoding heat-inducible transcriptional repressor HrcA, whose product MATPPVTEMSERAREIFRLVVEGYLESGQPVGSKALAQDDAVNLSPASIRSVLADLEATGVLAAPHTSAGRMPTEIGLRLFVDGMMQMAEPSQAERNAIERRLNEPGPIEQALEATSAMLSDLSGAAGMVMVPSREPRLAQISLVPLGQGRALAVLVGEDGAIENRVLEVGNTPANILEQVSNYISARLPGRTLADASALMRQEIADGKSALDSASQDLVERGLAVWTEDASKRPVLIVRGQANLLDESAIGDLDRVRSLLDDLENKQSVADLLENAREAEATRIFIGAENRLFALSGSSVIASPYRDREGKVVGVLGVIGPTRLNYARVVPMVDFTARSLGKLIG is encoded by the coding sequence ATGGCTACACCTCCCGTCACCGAAATGAGCGAGCGCGCACGCGAGATTTTCCGTCTTGTCGTCGAAGGCTATCTCGAATCCGGACAGCCGGTCGGATCCAAGGCTCTGGCCCAGGATGATGCGGTCAATCTGTCGCCTGCATCAATACGCTCGGTTTTGGCCGACCTCGAAGCAACCGGCGTACTTGCCGCTCCCCATACCAGTGCAGGGCGCATGCCCACTGAAATCGGCCTGCGCCTGTTTGTAGACGGGATGATGCAGATGGCCGAGCCATCACAGGCGGAGCGCAACGCGATCGAACGCCGTCTGAATGAGCCGGGGCCAATCGAGCAGGCGTTGGAAGCGACCAGTGCCATGCTGTCCGACCTCTCGGGCGCTGCAGGCATGGTGATGGTGCCAAGCCGGGAGCCGCGTTTGGCACAAATCTCCCTCGTCCCGTTGGGCCAGGGGCGTGCACTTGCGGTGCTGGTCGGCGAGGATGGCGCGATTGAAAACCGCGTGCTCGAGGTCGGAAACACTCCGGCCAATATTCTCGAGCAGGTCAGCAATTACATTTCCGCGCGCCTGCCGGGGCGGACTTTGGCAGATGCGTCTGCACTGATGCGACAGGAGATTGCAGACGGAAAATCGGCTCTGGATTCGGCAAGCCAGGATCTCGTGGAGCGGGGCCTGGCCGTGTGGACCGAAGACGCTTCCAAGCGGCCAGTTTTGATTGTTCGTGGCCAAGCCAACTTGCTGGATGAAAGCGCAATCGGTGATCTCGACCGGGTTCGTTCACTGCTCGATGACCTGGAAAACAAGCAGTCCGTCGCCGATTTGCTGGAGAATGCGCGTGAAGCAGAGGCAACCCGCATCTTTATCGGGGCGGAGAACCGCCTGTTTGCCCTCAGCGGCTCTTCCGTTATCGCCAGTCCCTATCGAGATCGCGAAGGAAAAGTGGTGGGTGTGCTGGGCGTGATTGGCCCCACGCGGTTGAATTACGCCCGAGTCGTCCCCATGGTCGATTTCACAGCCCGTTCTCTGGGCAAACTCATCGGATAA
- the grpE gene encoding nucleotide exchange factor GrpE, with protein sequence MIDEPKKQDTATDAEVEKELEGVPEEFLDDGGEDEENDLGEAIAALKADLETAKQETLYAKAETQNVRRRMEKDVQDARAYAATGFARDILSVSDNLARAIESIPQDLREDEKFKGLVAGIEATQREIDKVFGQHGVSRIAAMGLPLDPNQHQAMMEVPTNEAEPGTIVQEMQAGYMIRDRLLRPAMVGVAKKPD encoded by the coding sequence ATGATTGACGAACCAAAGAAGCAGGACACTGCCACCGACGCCGAAGTTGAAAAAGAACTGGAGGGCGTTCCTGAAGAGTTCCTCGACGATGGCGGGGAAGACGAAGAGAATGATCTGGGAGAGGCCATTGCCGCTCTGAAAGCTGATCTGGAAACTGCCAAGCAGGAAACTCTCTACGCCAAAGCAGAGACACAAAATGTCCGGCGGCGCATGGAGAAAGACGTGCAGGATGCCCGCGCTTATGCGGCAACCGGCTTTGCCCGGGACATTCTGTCGGTATCGGACAATCTCGCCCGCGCAATCGAGTCGATCCCGCAGGATTTGCGTGAAGACGAAAAATTCAAAGGGCTGGTCGCCGGTATTGAGGCGACACAGCGCGAAATTGACAAGGTCTTTGGCCAGCATGGCGTTAGCCGTATTGCGGCCATGGGTCTCCCGCTCGATCCGAACCAGCATCAGGCGATGATGGAAGTTCCGACGAACGAGGCAGAGCCGGGAACAATCGTGCAGGAAATGCAGGCCGGTTACATGATCCGGGATCGTCTGTTGCGGCCCGCCATGGTCGGCGTTGCGAAGAAACCCGACTGA
- a CDS encoding indoleamine 2,3-dioxygenase, with amino-acid sequence MELKDYGMSRDRGFLSHYEIDTVSLPPQFGAIDDAAGNLSGLLSTGRVRHWLDQLPDPGIEDWIESAPDEQVRTAMVRYSFLVQAYVWGEDEAPASLPANIARPMVAISDQLGQAPLLPYSGYVLDNWARLDKSGPITLDNIYMHQNFVGGDDENWFVMIHVAIEAEAGVLLDNAAKLVAVARNGDEAEAERLLVEMDAAWERIYEHFGRMPERCDPYIYFHRVRPYIHGWANNPALDGGLVYEGVEKFAGKPQAFRGQTGSQSSIVPAMDALFQVGHSDDPLRSFLDELHHYRPVQHRRFIEDLAARSTLRGFVEASGSESLKDAFNACLNQSARFRTRHLEYAASYINKQAGSIAGNDPDVGTGGTPFMKYLKKHRDENAAQTV; translated from the coding sequence ATGGAGCTCAAAGACTACGGCATGTCGCGTGATCGCGGCTTCCTTTCGCATTACGAAATAGACACCGTCTCCCTCCCCCCGCAATTTGGGGCTATCGACGATGCGGCCGGTAACCTCTCCGGTCTGCTTTCAACCGGCAGGGTCAGGCACTGGCTCGATCAGCTACCGGACCCTGGGATCGAGGATTGGATAGAATCTGCGCCAGACGAGCAGGTCCGAACCGCCATGGTCCGCTACTCTTTCCTCGTTCAGGCCTATGTTTGGGGAGAGGACGAAGCGCCCGCTTCCCTTCCGGCAAATATTGCTCGCCCGATGGTCGCAATATCCGACCAGCTGGGTCAGGCACCTCTTCTACCATATTCGGGGTATGTGCTCGACAATTGGGCGCGTCTCGACAAATCGGGTCCTATCACTCTCGACAACATCTACATGCACCAGAATTTTGTTGGCGGAGATGACGAGAACTGGTTCGTGATGATTCATGTTGCCATTGAAGCCGAGGCTGGCGTCTTGCTCGACAACGCTGCCAAGTTGGTGGCTGTTGCGCGCAACGGAGACGAGGCCGAAGCGGAGCGCCTGCTGGTCGAAATGGATGCCGCCTGGGAACGTATTTACGAGCATTTTGGCCGGATGCCGGAACGCTGCGACCCGTATATCTACTTCCACCGGGTCCGCCCCTACATCCATGGATGGGCCAACAATCCTGCGCTGGATGGCGGCCTGGTCTATGAGGGCGTCGAGAAGTTCGCGGGCAAGCCGCAGGCCTTTCGCGGCCAGACAGGATCACAATCGAGCATCGTTCCTGCAATGGACGCCCTGTTTCAGGTCGGTCACAGCGATGATCCACTGAGAAGTTTTCTCGATGAGCTGCATCACTATCGGCCTGTCCAGCATCGTCGCTTTATCGAGGATCTGGCGGCCCGGTCCACTCTGCGGGGCTTTGTCGAGGCGTCTGGCTCGGAGAGCCTGAAGGATGCGTTTAATGCTTGTCTGAACCAATCTGCGCGGTTCCGGACCCGGCATCTGGAATATGCGGCCAGTTACATCAACAAACAGGCCGGATCGATCGCCGGGAACGATCCCGATGTCGGAACGGGAGGGACGCCGTTCATGAAATATCTGAAGAAGCACCGCGACGAGAATGCGGCGCAAACAGTCTAG
- a CDS encoding vgr related protein gives MGETDVSPLESDDLQACPVGGERHLTDGEIAVARTVFGDAIDYRKVTIRRKKWFPFQPRHVTMAPRGHLHFHPRGTAYCEDFAAGDFKARGLFIHEMAHVWQTQQRGEWYLPLHRHPFCRYDYSLKPGWSLERYGIEQQAEIVKHAYWLRTGVTIAGIGDPAAYDLLVRFPGATV, from the coding sequence TTGGGCGAAACGGACGTTTCCCCGCTCGAGAGCGACGACTTGCAAGCGTGCCCGGTAGGGGGTGAACGCCATTTGACCGATGGTGAAATCGCTGTGGCTCGCACAGTTTTTGGCGACGCCATAGACTACCGCAAGGTGACCATCCGCCGCAAAAAGTGGTTCCCGTTCCAGCCGCGTCACGTGACGATGGCACCGCGCGGGCATCTGCATTTTCATCCGCGCGGTACGGCCTATTGCGAGGACTTTGCCGCAGGTGATTTCAAGGCGCGTGGCCTATTCATCCATGAAATGGCGCATGTCTGGCAGACCCAGCAAAGAGGGGAATGGTACCTGCCGCTGCACCGACATCCCTTCTGCCGATACGACTACAGCCTGAAGCCGGGTTGGTCGCTGGAACGCTATGGCATTGAGCAGCAGGCCGAGATTGTGAAACACGCCTATTGGCTGCGGACAGGCGTGACGATCGCCGGGATTGGCGACCCGGCAGCGTATGATCTCCTCGTGCGGTTTCCGGGTGCCACCGTTTAA
- a CDS encoding copper chaperone PCu(A)C has product MKQVIAAVALGLGGLSLSACGGEADTTVAEDTGIPGMSVENARMVLAPVAGNPAAVYFDLTYTGDKALALRKANVEQAGETMMHEFGEYDFKVQMMEMLPLVINSGDTVKFEPNSRHVMAMDVQEDLAPGDKVNVTLTVAGGKEFSFLADVRAAGEDR; this is encoded by the coding sequence GTGAAACAGGTAATTGCTGCAGTGGCTCTGGGTCTTGGAGGCCTCTCGCTGAGCGCCTGTGGCGGCGAAGCCGACACTACTGTTGCAGAGGATACCGGCATACCGGGTATGAGCGTCGAAAACGCGCGGATGGTCCTTGCGCCGGTGGCCGGCAATCCCGCGGCCGTCTATTTCGACCTGACCTATACCGGCGACAAAGCCCTCGCGCTGCGTAAGGCGAATGTCGAACAGGCAGGTGAGACCATGATGCACGAATTCGGCGAGTATGATTTCAAGGTGCAGATGATGGAAATGCTGCCGCTGGTGATCAATAGTGGTGACACCGTGAAGTTCGAGCCGAACAGCCGCCATGTCATGGCGATGGATGTGCAGGAAGACCTGGCGCCCGGCGACAAGGTCAATGTCACGCTGACTGTTGCTGGAGGTAAGGAATTCAGTTTTCTGGCAGATGTCCGCGCGGCGGGTGAGGATCGCTAG
- the dnaK gene encoding molecular chaperone DnaK: MSKVIGIDLGTTNSCVSVMDGGKPKVIENSEGARTTPSIVAFTKESERLIGQPAKRQAVTNPDNTLFAIKRLIGRRFDDPLTKKDMDLVPYDIVKGKNGDAWVEAGGEEYSPSQISAFILQKMKETAESYLGETVTQAVITVPAYFNDAQRQATKDAGQIAGLEVLRIINEPTAAALAYGMDKDDGKTIAVYDLGGGTFDVSVLEIGDGVFEVKSTNGDTFLGGEDFDNAIVEYLADAFKSKENMDLRTDKLALQRLKEAAEKAKIELSSSQTTEVNLPFITARMEGGASTPLHLVETISRSDLEKMVGDLIKRTLEPCKKALADAGIEKSGIDEVILVGGMTRMPKVRETVEEFFGKKPHTGVNPDEVVAMGAAIQAGVLQGDVKDVLLLDVTPLSLGIETLGGVFTRMIDRNTTIPSKKTQTYSTAEDNQNAVTIRVFQGEREMASDNKLLGQFDLVGIPAAPRGVPQIEVTFDIDANGIVNVSAKDKGTGKEQTIKIQASGGLNESDIEQMVQDAEKFAEEDKKRKEQAEARNQADSLVHATEKQLEEHGDKIDASLKSDVEAALAEAKTALEGDDVDAINAKSQALTEVAMKMGQSIYEQEQANASTEGGSDGDAGGDEKADEEVVDAEFSEVDEGNSDSADADNKN, encoded by the coding sequence ATGAGTAAAGTTATCGGGATCGACCTCGGAACCACCAACAGCTGTGTTTCTGTCATGGATGGCGGCAAGCCGAAGGTCATCGAGAATTCCGAAGGCGCGCGCACGACGCCGTCGATTGTCGCCTTCACAAAGGAAAGCGAACGCCTGATCGGTCAGCCGGCAAAGCGCCAGGCTGTGACCAATCCGGACAATACGCTGTTCGCGATCAAGCGCCTGATCGGTCGCCGGTTCGACGATCCGCTGACCAAGAAAGACATGGACCTGGTTCCCTATGACATCGTCAAAGGCAAGAATGGCGATGCGTGGGTCGAAGCCGGTGGCGAGGAATATAGCCCGTCACAGATTTCTGCCTTCATTCTTCAGAAGATGAAGGAAACAGCCGAGAGCTATCTTGGTGAAACCGTAACGCAGGCCGTAATTACGGTCCCCGCTTACTTCAACGATGCCCAGCGCCAGGCGACCAAGGATGCCGGCCAGATTGCCGGCCTTGAAGTTTTGCGCATCATCAACGAGCCGACCGCTGCTGCGCTGGCATACGGAATGGACAAAGACGATGGTAAGACCATCGCTGTCTATGACCTTGGCGGCGGTACGTTCGACGTTTCCGTTCTCGAAATCGGTGACGGTGTGTTCGAAGTGAAGTCGACCAATGGCGATACCTTCCTGGGCGGCGAAGACTTCGACAACGCAATCGTCGAGTATCTTGCCGACGCCTTCAAGTCGAAGGAGAACATGGATCTCCGGACCGACAAGCTGGCTCTGCAGCGCCTCAAGGAAGCTGCCGAGAAGGCCAAGATCGAGCTTTCCAGCTCGCAGACCACCGAAGTGAACCTGCCGTTTATTACAGCGCGCATGGAGGGTGGTGCCTCGACTCCGCTTCACCTCGTCGAAACGATCAGCCGGTCGGACCTTGAGAAGATGGTTGGCGATCTGATCAAGCGTACGCTGGAGCCGTGCAAGAAGGCTCTGGCCGATGCCGGTATCGAAAAGAGCGGCATCGATGAAGTGATCCTGGTCGGCGGTATGACCCGCATGCCCAAGGTGCGCGAAACCGTAGAAGAGTTCTTCGGCAAGAAGCCGCACACCGGCGTCAACCCGGACGAAGTCGTCGCTATGGGCGCAGCGATCCAGGCAGGCGTGTTGCAGGGTGACGTGAAAGACGTGCTGCTGCTTGACGTGACGCCGCTTTCGCTCGGTATCGAAACACTCGGCGGGGTGTTCACCCGGATGATCGATCGCAACACGACCATCCCGAGCAAGAAAACGCAGACCTACTCGACTGCGGAAGACAACCAGAACGCTGTGACGATCCGCGTCTTCCAGGGCGAGCGCGAGATGGCGTCCGACAACAAACTGCTCGGCCAGTTCGATCTTGTCGGGATCCCGGCCGCTCCGCGCGGTGTACCGCAGATCGAAGTGACTTTCGACATCGACGCCAACGGGATCGTCAATGTCAGTGCCAAGGATAAGGGCACCGGCAAGGAACAGACGATCAAGATTCAGGCTTCGGGCGGTCTCAACGAGAGCGACATTGAACAGATGGTCCAGGATGCGGAGAAATTCGCCGAGGAAGACAAGAAGCGCAAGGAGCAGGCCGAGGCCCGCAACCAGGCCGACAGTCTCGTCCATGCGACCGAAAAGCAGCTGGAAGAGCATGGCGACAAGATTGACGCTTCGCTCAAGTCCGATGTGGAGGCCGCGCTGGCCGAAGCCAAGACTGCGCTGGAAGGCGACGATGTCGACGCCATCAATGCCAAGTCGCAGGCTCTGACCGAAGTGGCCATGAAGATGGGTCAGTCGATCTACGAGCAGGAGCAGGCCAATGCTTCCACCGAAGGCGGAAGCGATGGCGATGCCGGCGGTGATGAAAAGGCCGACGAGGAAGTCGTCGACGCGGAATTCTCCGAAGTCGACGAAGGTAACAGCGACAGCGCTGACGCCGACAACAAGAACTGA